The DNA segment AAAGCAACCTGTCCAATGACACGAGACTGTCCATTATCAAAGACACCAGTAATTTCTCCGCTAGAGGCTACACTAAAATCCACTAAGCTTCCTTGCTTATAACCATCGATGTCTAAAGCCGCCGCTGTAGACTCATTAGCAAACATAGTGAGTTTGGAGAAGTTTACTGTAAAGTCTAGTTGGCCAGCGCCATTTGTTGCACCTTCAGCTATCGATAAATTCTTGGTGAAGCTACCATCTTCATTCACCATTTTACCATCTTCATTAAAATAAATTTTATGTGAAGCTGGCAAACCAAGGGCATCCGGATCTGGATTCAAGGGATCATCCGGATCAGTAAATGGATATAAAGTACCATCATCTCCCACATAAAAGGTTAGAACATCAAAAACACTGTGGTTCTCACCATCAATTTCTTCTTGTTCAGCTTTCACAAACACCTGTTTGATCCGATGTTCTCCTCCTAAATTATCAAAAATCTCAAAAGTAGTTTCTCTTGCTACATATTGTTCCTGTCCAGGTATTATTCGAAAGTTCTCATCAAAGATATCATCTAGCGGAATTTCATTGCCATCTTCATCTACAGCTACTTTTGTTGTACTATCTAAATTCCCTTCAAAACCAACATTATCCGTTTCTTCTGCATCAAAGGTTTGTGCTCTTGAAATCACTAAGCCTTCTAAATTAGTTCCTAGCACTCCATTCTCATCCGCCATATATCCCAGTACCCGCATGCCACCGGGTGTTACTAAATTCCCAGATCGATCCAGTGCGAAATCCCCTGCTCGAGTATAACTTCGATCTTGAAAATTGGGATCAGAAGAAACCATGAAAAATCCGTCTCCATTAATCATCATATCCGTGTTTACACCAGTAGTTTCTACAGCACCTCTTACGTGAAGGGTATCCATTGAATTAACAGTCATACCAAGTCCTACCTGTTGAGGGTTAGTGCCGCCTCTCCCACCTTGAGGAGAGCCAGCCCCTGCTAGCGTTTGATTAAACACATCTTGAAAAGTGGTTCGATTTGCTTTGAACCCTACCGTATTGACATTGGCAATATTATTGCCAATACTATCCATGCGCAGCTGATGGGCACTTAAGCCGGAAACAGCTGAAAACATTGATCGCATCATTGTAAATGACCTCCTGTAATTTGGTTCACTTCATCTGTCGGTCAGAAGTGACAAGCCTCCACAGCGTGGTCCGGCTTGATATTATCTTTTTTCACCTTAAACAATAACAGCTCCGTCAATATTCGTAAACGTTTGATCTTTTAGCTGTTCATCAATGGCAGCCGTAATCACAGTCTTGTTTTGTACACTTGCTATAAAAGCTCGGTTATCCATCATGATTAGGGTTTCACGAATACCTTTCTGTGCTGCTCGATCAATCCCTTGATCCAGTCTGGATAATTCTTGAGGTGACAGCTGAATATTGCGTTGTTCAAGTCTTTCTGAAGCATGCTTCGAAAACTGAACGCCTTGATGTTTATTGAATTGTTTCGCTAAAACTTCTCCAAATCCTTTTTCACCAGCAACTGGATTCCTTGTAATCTTTTCTTTAATTGCGCTTGAATTGATCGGATTAAAGCTAGATTGCACCTTCAGTCGTATGTTATTCATGCGCTTGCCTCCTTGCTACTCACGTTACAGTTTTTAATCTGTCGTGTTTTCGATATTTTCTACACCCGTTTCTTCGTTTACATCTTCGTCTTTATCCTTCTCTATTTCATCTCCATCTCCATGTGTTGCTAAATAAGCTTCAAGAACCTCAGCCAAGGAGCCAATCTGTACAGCTACAGTTGCGTGTCCTTCTACCATGTTGTTGTTCATGATTTTCATATGTTCCATCATGTCTTCATGGTTAGTTTTCATAGATTCATTCATATTCTGCATCTGTTCCAAAGAACTAAATTGTGCCATTTGCGCAATGAATTCTCTGTCTTCCATAGGGTTAAGTGGATCTTGATTGCTTAACTGTGTTGTGAGAAGCTTTAAAAATGCATCTTTATCTAAATTATCGTTAAATGTATTCTTCACTTCATCTGGATTGTAAATATTTGAGTTGCCTATTCCATGTACAGCATCACTAGACATATTAATCTCCTTTCTTCTTATCCAAGCTGGTCAAATCCTTCTACACTAAGGTATGGATTAGAGGCGATTACTGAAGAATTGATTCTGCCTAAAGTCTGACCAACAGATTCATTGTCTTGAATAGAAGCTTTTTTTCGCTTACCTTTATTCATCTGATGTTGAAATTCTCTTTGTTTCTCATATGCTTCTGGATCTTTTCCAACGTACACTTCTAATTGAGTGATGTTCACACCTTTTGCAGTAAGCGACTCTTTAAGTTGATCAAAATTATTTTCTATCATATCCCTAGCGTAAGATGTTTCTGCAAAAATCCTAGCAGTCATATTACCATCCTGATTTGTCAATTGAATGATTAGCTTCCCAAGATGTTCCGGAATTAACTGCATATGAACACGACTTTCACCTTTTTCATGAATCATGCTGATATTCGCTACCATATCTTCCACTACTTGTTGATGTAGTTCAGATCTTTCTGTTTTCATTTCCTCCACCAGCTGAAGATTTTTTTCCAGTAAAGCTTCAATCTCCTGAAAAGGCATGATTACCTCGGGATCCAGTTTCACGTCAGATGTAACCGTAATTTTTTCAGCCATGTTCAGTCTTCCTTCTTCACCCTTAGTATTATCGCTTCCTTTATCAGGTCGCATTCCTTGTTCATTGCTAACAACCTGCTGTATGGTAGCTTCTTTCCCCTTTTCAAGCGCAAAAGAACCTTCTTTTCCTTTTTCCTTGCTTTCTGAGGAATCTTTAGCGTCTTCTTTTTTTATGCCTTTATCATTCAAAAGCGATAGGAGTTTAGCTTTATCTGTATTCTCTGAAGCCAACTGATCCTGAATCGTATTGATCTGATCAGACAGAGACTGCAAAAAATCTTTTACGCCAGAGTTAATCTCTTCGCTTTCCACACTGATAGTAAGATTTTCCAGCTTTTCAGAGAATAACATCAACAGCTTTTCTAATGCTTCTATTTCAGGTTTTTCGCCAATCACTTCATGATTTTGGAACAAGGCCAGCATTTCTGTAAAAAGAATCGCCGTTTCTGAAAAGTCTTGATCCATCAACTCTAGCAGTTTAGATAGTTGCTCATCATCTAGCATTCCCAATAATGTTGTCAAATCTGTTTCCTCAAGAGATTCATGCCACAATGCATCAAATGTTTTTGCCAACTCCTTAAGATCCTTCTCTGTCAAAGACTTCAACTTTTTTTCTTTTGATTCTACTGATCTTTTGGATGCAGCAACATTTTTATCGGCTGACCTCTCTTGATTTCTTAATCTTGAATCAGATCTGGACCGTTGAATTTGTTGAAATCGTTCACCAAAACTATTTTTTTCAGTTTTTTGAGTTTCAGGAAAAGTTCTAGCATCTCTTGTCCTAGCTGCGAATTGAAATTGTTCGCTCATTACTATATCCACTTTTTCACCCCCTTTCAAATTTACATTTTTTACTTGTATATCACCCTCTATTCTCTGTATATTTTTTGAGAAAGAAGTGCTGCCCTAGGCGTACTTAATTCTCCCATCAACTCGGAGATGTCTGCTGTACGCATTCCACGTAATACGTCTAACACAAGATTTTCTTCCGTCTTAACGATCTGTTCTTCAGGTGAAAAAATATGCTGTTCTATGATCGTGTTGCTTACAAGCATCCTCTCGATAAGTGGTGCTAGTTCATCCATACCCATGCGTTGATACACATCGACCATGTCTTTAACCTTTTGCTGATAATTTCTGTAAAAAGTTACCGCTTCCCCCAAGTGTCGTGTTTTTCCATCACGGGCCGCAATCAGTTCTTCTAATAGTAGCATTTCATCATAGAGATCTTGTATAAAATCCATGTCGTTAACCTCGGACAGTATTCTGCCACCCCTATCAGTTGGAAAATGATGATAGATAAATGCCAACTCCTGAATAGAGTGATGTTGGTCTGACCCAATTAATGGTAGTGTGTCATTAACTGACTTGCTTTCGTATAAACTAGCTTTATTTATTAGTTGGGCCTCACGCGCTAGTTGATTTTCAATATTCCGATCGATTGCAGATCTAAAATTTGACGGTATTTGCACCCTAACCTGCTGGGCGATATTATCATCTATATAGCGTAAGTAATCTGCCGCTTTTGCTTCAGAAAACTGTCGAAAGATATCCCCCAGCTCCTTTGATCCTATTTCTCCAGCAGAGTACAGACGTTCCATTTCTTTCACTCCAGCAGGTAATGATAAAGAAGTAATGTAATTCGCTGTTTCTATAGCAAAAACTTCTTGGTCCTGCTCTATCTCCTCTAAAATACGTTGAAGGCTACCATCTTGCAGAAAAGCTCTTTGTAGTCTTTCGTTGACGTTAGTCATCTTTCTCGGATTTTCCCTGCTCATTATATGTCTAAGTTCATTATATAAGTCTTCATCTTCTCCTTTCAAAATAAGCAATTTATCAACAATTCGATCCTCGTCCATTCCTATATAATACTTAGCTATTTCTAATTTTAACTCGTCTTGTTCATCAGGGCTAGGAATTGACCTGAAGTAATTGCCGACAGGGCCCGGTATATGGACAAATACATTGTTTGTTGTATCTTTGAATGATTCATTTGTGTTATAAAGTATTGCTACTGTAAGTATAGGAATTAACAAGATAAATAGTGCAATTATAATGATGATTTTATAGGAACTAGACTTATCCTGTGTTACTTCAATTTCTTCAGCCATTTAAACCTCCTTACTTGGTAGCACTTTTATAAGAAACAAATTGATCTATCTGTGCTGCTTCCATTTTTTTAAACTCAGCTTTGAACGACTCATAATCATTTTCTCGTATTTTTTCGAATTTTTTTGTTTCCTTTTTTGCCTCTATTAAAAGAGATCGGCATTTTTCAACCTCAACTTCAGCTTTTGTCAGTTTGTTTTTTTGAATTTCTATCATATCAACAAGCCATTGAATTTGATTTGATTTAATTTGCACCTCATAGATCTTCTGTTGTTCCTTAATATCTTGCTTCCAACGTTCGAGAGCCATTTCATGCTGTATCTTTAAATCATTGAGTTTTTTTCGTTCTTCTTCTAATGCTTTAACAGCTTCACTCATTATTTGTTTCGCTTTTTCTTCTTTTTTTTCTTTATAAGCTAGAATTGAATCAAATCGGAACCGAAAGTTTTGATCCATTTTTATCAGCCCCTATTATATATTTAGCAATTCGCTAAGCATCAGTATCGTATCTTCATAGTTGCTTTTTTCATTAACATCTTGTTGTAAAAAGCTGTTAATTTTTTCCATCCTATCTATTGCAAAATCAATTTTCTTATTTGAACCTCGAGCATAAGCACCAATACTTATCAAGTCTTCAGCGTCTTTGTAAACTGAAAGTACTTCTTTGATATCATTTGCTGATTTCATCTGTTCTTTTGAAACGATATTTGGCATTACACGACTTAGGCTTGCTAATATATCAATTGCCGGAAAGTGAGTTTTATTGGCAAGTTTTCTTGATAACACAATATGTCCATCAAGTATTCCTCTAACAGCATCTGCTATAGGTTCATTCATGTCATCTCCATCTACTAACACAGTATATAGTCCAGTGATCGAACCTTTTGAAGAGGTTCCAGATCGCTCTAACAGCTTAGGCAAGACAGCAAATACTGAAGGAGTGTAACCTTTGGTCACTGGTGGTTCACCAATTGCCAGTCCTATTTCGCGCTGAGCCATCGAAAATCTAGTTATAGAATCCATCATTAACATAACATTGAAGTTCTGATCTCGAAAAAACTCCGCAACTGCACTAGCTAATAATGCTCCTTTCATCCTGATTAATGGAGGCTGATCGGAAGTAGCAACAATCACGACAGATCTTTTAAGCCCTTCTTCCTGGAGATCATTTTCGATAAACTCTTTCACTTCACGTCCACGTTCGCCAATCAATGCAATAACATTCACATCTGCTTGAGTATTACGCGCAATCATTCCCAAAAGTGTGCTTTTCCCCACGCCACTTCCAGCAAAAATGCCAATTCTCTGCCCTTTACCACAGGTTAGCATAGAATCAATAGCTCTAACACCTAGTGGCAAGGGATCTGCAATCCTCGTTCTTTCTAGAGGGTTAAGGGGTTGACTCATTACCGGATATGATTTCGAGGTTTGCAAAGGTCCTTTTCCATCAAGCGGATTCCCTAAACCGTCAAGTACTCTTCCGAGAAGATGATTCCCTACCTTTACTTCTAACATTGAGCCAGTAGCTTCTACCCTACTTCCAGGACCAATACCTTCCATGTCTCCCAAAGGCATTAATAAAACCTTTTTTTCTTTAAATCCTACAACTTCAGTCATTAACGTGCTTTTTTTTCTAAAGGTATCCACCTTGCATATTTCGCCTATTTTTACAGAAGGACCATTCGATTCTATCGTCAGTCCAATCACCTGAGATACTTTACCATAATACTTAATTAAATCAACTTTATCTAGTGATGCAGTATATTTTTCTAAATTTATTTCTTTCATTCTATCCCTCACTCTGAAGCAAATCAAAAAAATAGTTTTCTATTTTTTTGATTTGCGTTTCAACACTTGCATCAACTTGCCCAGAAGCAGTTTCTATAATGACACTCCCTAAACCCATAGAAGGATCACTTTTTATGTTAATATCTCTAATCCCATCAGTCATAAGGTAAATCCGGTTTTTGTAAGCATAAACTAAATCATAGTCCATTTCGCTGACATGAACAATCAGATTG comes from the Tindallia californiensis genome and includes:
- a CDS encoding flagellar hook protein FlgE — encoded protein: MMRSMFSAVSGLSAHQLRMDSIGNNIANVNTVGFKANRTTFQDVFNQTLAGAGSPQGGRGGTNPQQVGLGMTVNSMDTLHVRGAVETTGVNTDMMINGDGFFMVSSDPNFQDRSYTRAGDFALDRSGNLVTPGGMRVLGYMADENGVLGTNLEGLVISRAQTFDAEETDNVGFEGNLDSTTKVAVDEDGNEIPLDDIFDENFRIIPGQEQYVARETTFEIFDNLGGEHRIKQVFVKAEQEEIDGENHSVFDVLTFYVGDDGTLYPFTDPDDPLNPDPDALGLPASHKIYFNEDGKMVNEDGSFTKNLSIAEGATNGAGQLDFTVNFSKLTMFANESTAAALDIDGYKQGSLVDFSVASSGEITGVFDNGQSRVIGQVALANFRNPAGLEKDGSNMYRSTNNSGQAMIGTPGSGGLGALNPSALEMSNTDLSREFTNMITTQRGFQANSRIITTSDEMLQEVVNMKR
- a CDS encoding TIGR02530 family flagellar biosynthesis protein: MNNIRLKVQSSFNPINSSAIKEKITRNPVAGEKGFGEVLAKQFNKHQGVQFSKHASERLEQRNIQLSPQELSRLDQGIDRAAQKGIRETLIMMDNRAFIASVQNKTVITAAIDEQLKDQTFTNIDGAVIV
- a CDS encoding flagellar hook capping FlgD N-terminal domain-containing protein; protein product: MSSDAVHGIGNSNIYNPDEVKNTFNDNLDKDAFLKLLTTQLSNQDPLNPMEDREFIAQMAQFSSLEQMQNMNESMKTNHEDMMEHMKIMNNNMVEGHATVAVQIGSLAEVLEAYLATHGDGDEIEKDKDEDVNEETGVENIENTTD
- a CDS encoding flagellar hook-length control protein FliK; translated protein: MDIVMSEQFQFAARTRDARTFPETQKTEKNSFGERFQQIQRSRSDSRLRNQERSADKNVAASKRSVESKEKKLKSLTEKDLKELAKTFDALWHESLEETDLTTLLGMLDDEQLSKLLELMDQDFSETAILFTEMLALFQNHEVIGEKPEIEALEKLLMLFSEKLENLTISVESEEINSGVKDFLQSLSDQINTIQDQLASENTDKAKLLSLLNDKGIKKEDAKDSSESKEKGKEGSFALEKGKEATIQQVVSNEQGMRPDKGSDNTKGEEGRLNMAEKITVTSDVKLDPEVIMPFQEIEALLEKNLQLVEEMKTERSELHQQVVEDMVANISMIHEKGESRVHMQLIPEHLGKLIIQLTNQDGNMTARIFAETSYARDMIENNFDQLKESLTAKGVNITQLEVYVGKDPEAYEKQREFQHQMNKGKRKKASIQDNESVGQTLGRINSSVIASNPYLSVEGFDQLG
- the fliJ gene encoding flagellar export protein FliJ; its protein translation is MDQNFRFRFDSILAYKEKKEEKAKQIMSEAVKALEEERKKLNDLKIQHEMALERWKQDIKEQQKIYEVQIKSNQIQWLVDMIEIQKNKLTKAEVEVEKCRSLLIEAKKETKKFEKIRENDYESFKAEFKKMEAAQIDQFVSYKSATK
- the fliI gene encoding flagellar protein export ATPase FliI, translating into MKEINLEKYTASLDKVDLIKYYGKVSQVIGLTIESNGPSVKIGEICKVDTFRKKSTLMTEVVGFKEKKVLLMPLGDMEGIGPGSRVEATGSMLEVKVGNHLLGRVLDGLGNPLDGKGPLQTSKSYPVMSQPLNPLERTRIADPLPLGVRAIDSMLTCGKGQRIGIFAGSGVGKSTLLGMIARNTQADVNVIALIGERGREVKEFIENDLQEEGLKRSVVIVATSDQPPLIRMKGALLASAVAEFFRDQNFNVMLMMDSITRFSMAQREIGLAIGEPPVTKGYTPSVFAVLPKLLERSGTSSKGSITGLYTVLVDGDDMNEPIADAVRGILDGHIVLSRKLANKTHFPAIDILASLSRVMPNIVSKEQMKSANDIKEVLSVYKDAEDLISIGAYARGSNKKIDFAIDRMEKINSFLQQDVNEKSNYEDTILMLSELLNI